From a single Fulvivirga ulvae genomic region:
- a CDS encoding ABC transporter permease, whose translation MKTSVQPPKWAIDFLEWFCPDRLFECVLGDLLEQFENELELYGERKARRRFVWNVVRFFRPGIILRNKFKLKIINTIMLLSYFKIAIRNIRKRKLYSFINAFGLSIGIAFCILIYLFIQDEQSFDQFHVNKARIFRVEEKSYDRWSEDKEYPYRHSAYLQTGLMQVLKDDLPEVEMGTRYNSGGRGVFRYGEKVFTEKLTYVDADFFKMFSFPLLQGDAEKVFKDKYEAVITPAIAEKYFGDEDPIGKAVEIDVNGVATYTVTGVIQEAPANSSFSFEVLISQENRMFYERNINQWGNYSTPTFVQLTEGADMKQFSANLDKVIEKYIAEDLEEWRENSNLPDDVKLLELQYSNLSDIHLNTKVSWQKTSDPQYSLILGGIAILILIIACINYISLALTTSTARRTEVGIRKAAGAKKGQLIYQFGFESIVLALISMIIGLGLVVVFLPSFNEFTNKGITLGGASISGLLAVSFAVTLLIGLLAGSYPAFFLSSFRPVQVLKGGFTSKLNAVFTKPLVVLQFALSAFLIISSVIMYRQMQYITAKDLGYNKDQVLAIPTQTGYSKEGNKMVERFRNYAAQEPSVISVTGTNSSFNQGWSRSGYEINGEQKLAYVYVADPYYVPTLELTLVEGRNFDPNLASDSSALIVNEALVRDMGWENPLQEHLNWREDSTGLGPKIIGVVKDYHFLSLENEIEPLLMTMNTKDAGFQTTMLVKIDHGNIPESIDKVRSLWNELAPDKPFDYTFIDEDVAKQYASYKRWMNIMGLSTAFAILISCFGLFGLAGINAMNRTKEIGIRKVLGAELMSIFVLLNKQYVWLALIAFTLAAPLSWYVMDQWLADFKFSIAMGWELFVVSMVAGLLVALATVSYHAIKTALANPAETLKYE comes from the coding sequence ATGAAAACATCTGTACAACCGCCAAAATGGGCTATCGATTTTCTGGAGTGGTTTTGCCCGGACAGACTTTTCGAATGTGTGCTCGGAGACCTGCTGGAGCAATTTGAAAATGAGCTGGAGCTTTATGGCGAAAGAAAGGCCAGGCGAAGGTTTGTGTGGAATGTGGTCCGGTTTTTCCGTCCAGGCATCATCCTGAGAAACAAATTCAAACTCAAAATAATCAACACTATTATGTTACTCAGTTATTTCAAAATTGCGATACGCAATATCAGAAAACGGAAACTATATTCCTTCATTAATGCCTTTGGCCTAAGCATAGGCATAGCCTTTTGTATACTCATTTACCTGTTTATCCAGGATGAACAAAGCTTTGACCAGTTTCATGTCAATAAGGCCAGGATTTTCAGGGTAGAAGAGAAAAGCTATGACCGGTGGTCAGAAGATAAAGAGTACCCATACCGCCACTCGGCATACCTGCAAACCGGCCTGATGCAGGTACTTAAGGACGATTTACCGGAAGTGGAGATGGGCACAAGGTATAATTCGGGCGGACGTGGGGTTTTTAGGTATGGCGAAAAAGTATTTACCGAAAAGCTCACTTATGTAGATGCCGATTTCTTTAAAATGTTTTCATTTCCTCTTTTACAGGGAGATGCTGAAAAGGTATTTAAAGATAAGTACGAGGCTGTGATTACCCCTGCAATAGCAGAAAAGTACTTTGGTGATGAGGACCCCATCGGTAAAGCGGTAGAGATAGATGTTAACGGGGTGGCCACCTATACAGTGACAGGTGTGATACAGGAAGCCCCGGCTAATTCCAGCTTTAGCTTTGAAGTGCTGATCTCTCAGGAGAACAGGATGTTTTATGAAAGGAACATTAACCAGTGGGGCAACTACTCGACACCGACTTTTGTGCAATTGACCGAAGGGGCTGACATGAAGCAGTTCAGTGCCAATCTGGATAAGGTGATTGAAAAATACATAGCTGAAGATCTGGAAGAATGGAGAGAGAATAGCAATTTGCCCGATGATGTCAAGCTGCTGGAACTGCAGTACTCTAACCTGTCGGACATCCACCTGAATACCAAAGTATCGTGGCAGAAAACCAGTGATCCTCAATACTCCCTGATATTGGGAGGTATTGCCATCCTCATCCTTATCATTGCCTGCATCAACTACATTTCCCTGGCACTCACTACTTCAACTGCCCGCAGGACAGAGGTAGGGATAAGAAAAGCAGCAGGAGCCAAAAAGGGACAGTTAATCTATCAGTTTGGCTTTGAATCCATAGTACTCGCCCTTATTTCCATGATTATAGGATTAGGACTTGTGGTTGTATTCCTGCCGTCGTTTAATGAATTTACCAATAAGGGCATAACTCTCGGCGGAGCCAGCATATCCGGCCTGCTGGCGGTGAGCTTTGCAGTAACCCTGCTGATAGGTTTGCTGGCTGGAAGTTATCCCGCCTTTTTCCTATCCTCTTTCCGGCCTGTGCAAGTGCTCAAAGGTGGCTTCACTTCCAAACTTAATGCTGTATTTACCAAACCCCTGGTAGTACTTCAATTTGCACTTTCAGCTTTTTTGATCATCAGCTCGGTGATCATGTACCGGCAGATGCAATATATTACGGCTAAAGATCTTGGCTATAACAAAGACCAGGTGCTGGCCATTCCCACACAAACCGGATACAGCAAAGAGGGCAATAAGATGGTCGAACGATTTAGAAATTATGCAGCGCAGGAGCCTTCCGTCATTTCCGTTACCGGTACCAATTCCTCTTTCAATCAGGGATGGTCCAGAAGTGGGTATGAAATTAATGGCGAACAAAAACTGGCCTATGTATATGTTGCCGATCCGTACTATGTACCAACTCTGGAGCTGACCCTGGTGGAAGGCAGAAATTTTGATCCTAATCTGGCCTCTGACAGCAGCGCTTTGATTGTCAACGAAGCGCTGGTAAGGGATATGGGATGGGAAAACCCGCTGCAAGAGCATCTTAACTGGCGTGAAGACAGTACTGGTCTGGGGCCTAAAATCATTGGAGTAGTTAAAGATTACCACTTCCTTTCACTGGAGAATGAAATAGAGCCGCTGCTTATGACAATGAATACAAAAGATGCAGGCTTCCAGACCACCATGCTTGTAAAGATCGATCACGGCAATATCCCGGAATCTATAGATAAAGTAAGAAGCCTGTGGAATGAGCTGGCTCCTGATAAGCCTTTCGATTATACTTTCATAGACGAAGATGTTGCCAAACAATATGCGTCTTATAAACGCTGGATGAATATCATGGGCCTGTCTACTGCTTTTGCTATATTGATCTCATGTTTCGGACTGTTTGGTTTGGCAGGTATCAATGCCATGAACAGAACCAAGGAGATAGGTATCAGAAAAGTGCTGGGTGCTGAGCTTATGAGCATCTTTGTGTTGCTCAACAAGCAGTATGTATGGCTGGCGTTAATTGCCTTTACCCTTGCGGCACCCTTGTCCTGGTACGTGATGGATCAATGGCTGGCCGATTTTAAATTTTCCATAGCCATGGGCTGGGAGCTGTTTGTGGTTAGTATGGTTGCAGGATTATTGGTGGCGCTTGCTACGGTAAGTTATCATGCAATCAAAACGGCCTTAGCCAATCCCGCAGAGACATTGAAATACGAATAA
- a CDS encoding class I SAM-dependent DNA methyltransferase, giving the protein MNNQEGYNTWAATYDTVINKTRDLEAKVLRKTLADRKFAHILEAGCGTGKNTSWLASLTSNLTAFDLSEEMMNKARQKVNNTHVSFRQADLTQSWPPLAQPADLIVSSLVLEHIEDLDFIFKEASAALENNGLFYICELHPFKQYSGSKARFETNEGLVVLDCFTHHISDYIKAAVKHGFTLQEIDEWFDEDSAKELPRLVSFVFRKV; this is encoded by the coding sequence ATGAACAATCAAGAAGGATACAACACCTGGGCTGCCACTTATGATACCGTAATCAATAAAACCAGGGACCTGGAAGCCAAAGTGCTCAGAAAAACGCTGGCCGACCGCAAGTTCGCCCACATACTTGAAGCAGGTTGTGGCACAGGTAAAAACACCTCATGGCTGGCGTCACTCACCTCAAACCTCACTGCCTTCGATCTCTCAGAAGAAATGATGAACAAGGCCCGGCAGAAAGTAAACAACACCCATGTCTCTTTTCGTCAGGCTGACCTTACACAAAGCTGGCCTCCACTGGCCCAACCGGCAGACCTTATTGTATCCAGCCTTGTACTGGAGCACATTGAAGACCTTGATTTTATCTTTAAAGAGGCCAGCGCTGCACTGGAAAACAATGGGCTTTTTTATATCTGTGAACTGCACCCGTTCAAGCAATACTCAGGAAGTAAAGCTCGATTTGAAACCAATGAAGGGCTTGTAGTACTGGATTGTTTTACTCATCACATATCGGACTACATAAAAGCCGCTGTGAAGCATGGCTTTACACTGCAGGAGATTGACGAATGGTTTGATGAAGATAGCGCAAAGGAATTACCTCGGCTGGTATCATTTGTTTTTAGAAAGGTTTAA
- a CDS encoding winged helix-turn-helix transcriptional regulator encodes MKIPKPGAPVRGSKSGQPIMALFDLLGRSWAMGVIWNLNHGPCTFRELQVRCNTVSPTTLNSRLKELTNAYIIERCMEGYQLTQSGKELYTLLSPLGEWSRKWAKKF; translated from the coding sequence ATGAAAATACCCAAACCTGGGGCTCCGGTCAGGGGTTCGAAATCCGGTCAGCCTATTATGGCGCTGTTTGATCTGCTCGGCCGTAGCTGGGCCATGGGTGTAATCTGGAACCTCAACCATGGGCCATGTACCTTCAGGGAACTCCAGGTTCGCTGCAATACGGTATCGCCTACAACGTTGAATAGCAGGTTAAAGGAACTCACCAACGCATATATAATCGAAAGGTGCATGGAGGGATACCAGCTAACCCAGTCAGGAAAAGAACTTTATACTCTACTCAGCCCCCTGGGAGAGTGGTCACGAAAATGGGCTAAAAAATTCTGA
- the nudC gene encoding NAD(+) diphosphatase → MNTKLFYCQNSIDRAGNLRKDETWLSNQFKSPQALLMPYWRSKSLFSANLDSLSYLLLKQSEHIFSVTTETIFLGLENERPVFAVDLSAYELEEASQLVAAGEFHDLRKVVTRLPQEQASLAAYARGLIHWHKTHAYCSHCGSKSAAIQGGHARQCTNHACKAMCFPRLDPAIITLIEHTPQHGKHMCLLGVHDTPAGTVCTTLAGFVEPGETLEEAVKREMMEEVGLVVKNIRYVASQPWPFPASIMIGFTAESDSLEFTLDRDEVPNAAWFTAKELLEASQTGKISLSKTDSIARYLIENWISKNIA, encoded by the coding sequence ATGAATACGAAACTGTTTTACTGCCAAAACTCCATAGACAGGGCCGGCAACCTCCGAAAAGACGAGACCTGGCTTTCTAATCAGTTTAAGTCTCCACAGGCATTGCTTATGCCTTATTGGCGTAGCAAAAGTTTATTCTCTGCCAACCTCGACAGTCTTAGCTATCTTCTGCTTAAGCAATCGGAACATATTTTTTCGGTCACTACCGAAACCATCTTTCTGGGACTGGAAAATGAAAGGCCGGTATTTGCAGTTGACCTTTCTGCATATGAACTGGAAGAAGCATCTCAACTGGTAGCTGCGGGTGAATTTCATGATTTACGAAAGGTTGTCACCCGGCTACCCCAGGAGCAGGCATCACTGGCCGCTTATGCCAGAGGACTGATCCACTGGCACAAAACTCATGCATATTGCAGCCATTGCGGATCAAAGTCTGCAGCCATACAAGGCGGACATGCCCGGCAATGTACGAACCACGCCTGCAAGGCCATGTGTTTTCCCCGGCTTGACCCGGCCATTATCACACTCATAGAACATACACCGCAACATGGAAAGCATATGTGCCTGCTGGGTGTACATGATACCCCTGCAGGCACCGTTTGCACAACGCTGGCAGGTTTTGTAGAACCTGGGGAAACGCTCGAAGAAGCTGTAAAAAGGGAAATGATGGAAGAAGTCGGGCTCGTGGTTAAGAATATCCGGTACGTTGCCTCTCAACCCTGGCCGTTTCCTGCCTCAATTATGATTGGCTTTACTGCGGAAAGCGATTCGCTGGAGTTTACTCTGGATCGGGATGAAGTTCCTAATGCTGCCTGGTTTACAGCAAAAGAACTTTTGGAGGCCTCTCAAACCGGGAAAATCAGCCTGTCAAAAACAGATTCTATTGCCCGCTACCTCATAGAAAACTGGATATCAAAAAATATAGCATAG
- a CDS encoding PadR family transcriptional regulator: MEKTYLGEFEELVLTMVGILREEAYGNAIVNEIRGRMEREVNLSAVHVTLYRLEDKGYVKSSMGGATAIRGGRRKRIFTITNAGLNMLHAIQEKRMELWKLLPQLKFADL; this comes from the coding sequence ATGGAGAAAACATATTTAGGAGAGTTCGAAGAGTTGGTGCTTACCATGGTAGGTATTCTGAGAGAGGAGGCTTACGGCAATGCTATTGTGAACGAGATCAGGGGCCGCATGGAGAGGGAGGTTAACCTCAGTGCCGTACATGTTACGCTGTATCGTCTGGAAGATAAAGGGTATGTAAAGTCATCGATGGGAGGGGCCACGGCTATCCGGGGAGGCAGGCGAAAGCGGATTTTTACCATTACCAATGCGGGGTTGAATATGCTGCATGCCATCCAAGAAAAGCGTATGGAACTCTGGAAACTACTGCCACAGCTAAAATTTGCAGACCTATGA
- a CDS encoding TonB-dependent receptor plug domain-containing protein: MKNSSISSLILAIFLITSFQTHAQNESDTTDYFSMSLDELMNLTITVASTEALSTRESPGIVNLITADEIARSGARDLIDVLRMIPGFEFGVDVQGVIGVGARGNWGHEGKILIQLDGQEMNERSFATTQLGNHFPLEQIERIEIIRGPGSAIYGGYAELGVINIITKKGKALNGVSVAGTYGQLPDALGRAEGTVMVGRSAGDVAFDAKLTVGQGNRSDRTYTDFYGDSYDMKDNSELKNLHINSGLSYKGLGIRLIYEDYQIQQRDLFDAAMPVPVDMHFKGVYAEVKYDYKVSDKVKLTPKVQYKNQQPWLTNSAVARQLDENDYAGVFADKTVEQTLGDLVLNVNFTPKINVIAGMQYYVDKGESVPGYEYEITNSTDVEFYNFSAYGQGLFKLGFANVTVGARYNNHEQFGDSFVPRIGVTKVIDRFHGKLLLSQAFRAPSIQNIDPNPDIEPELTTVFELEAGYQLTSKMALTANFFDIKIEDPIVYFYDSDTDAEGYENYDETGTRGIELEYKYKDTWGSMGFNYSYYTAHGDNKVASYNVPGDEDKLLGFAQSKANLFGSFLLTKKLTFSPSVTYLGERAGFVIADTNDNPVLATFDPVVFANLYFQYKDLFTQGLTAGAGVYNLTDNDYAYIQPYNSGHSPLPAAGREIVVRLKYRLKFS; the protein is encoded by the coding sequence ATGAAAAACTCTTCCATTTCCTCTTTGATTTTAGCCATTTTTCTAATAACGTCATTTCAAACCCATGCCCAAAATGAATCGGATACTACCGATTACTTTTCGATGTCATTAGACGAGCTTATGAATCTGACCATTACGGTGGCTTCAACCGAAGCATTGTCGACAAGAGAGTCTCCGGGTATTGTTAACCTGATCACGGCAGATGAAATAGCGAGATCCGGTGCGCGTGACCTGATCGATGTATTGCGCATGATCCCCGGTTTTGAGTTTGGTGTGGATGTACAGGGGGTGATAGGAGTAGGGGCGAGAGGTAACTGGGGCCATGAAGGCAAAATCCTGATACAACTTGATGGTCAGGAGATGAACGAAAGAAGTTTTGCGACCACACAGTTAGGTAACCACTTTCCATTGGAGCAAATAGAGAGAATCGAAATTATCAGAGGTCCGGGGTCTGCTATTTATGGTGGTTACGCGGAGCTGGGTGTGATTAATATTATCACTAAAAAAGGAAAGGCCCTTAACGGTGTTAGCGTAGCAGGCACATACGGGCAGTTGCCGGATGCGCTAGGCAGGGCAGAAGGGACTGTGATGGTAGGCAGAAGTGCCGGAGATGTGGCATTTGATGCTAAATTAACAGTAGGACAGGGAAACAGAAGTGACAGAACTTATACTGATTTCTATGGAGACTCTTACGACATGAAGGATAACTCCGAACTAAAAAACCTGCATATCAATAGTGGATTGTCATACAAAGGACTGGGTATACGGCTGATATACGAAGACTACCAGATACAGCAGCGCGACCTTTTCGATGCGGCTATGCCGGTGCCCGTAGATATGCATTTCAAAGGCGTGTATGCTGAGGTCAAGTATGATTATAAGGTCTCTGACAAGGTGAAGCTGACCCCGAAGGTCCAATATAAAAACCAGCAACCATGGCTTACAAACAGTGCAGTGGCCCGGCAGTTGGACGAGAATGACTACGCAGGTGTTTTTGCTGACAAAACGGTAGAACAAACCTTGGGAGACTTGGTGCTGAATGTCAACTTCACACCCAAAATTAATGTGATAGCAGGTATGCAGTACTATGTAGACAAAGGGGAGTCGGTACCTGGCTATGAGTATGAAATCACTAATAGCACCGACGTAGAGTTTTATAATTTCAGCGCTTATGGACAGGGGTTGTTCAAATTGGGGTTTGCCAATGTTACTGTAGGTGCACGTTATAATAACCATGAGCAGTTCGGTGATTCATTTGTGCCGAGAATTGGCGTTACCAAAGTAATTGACAGATTCCATGGCAAGCTGCTGCTTAGCCAGGCTTTCAGGGCGCCGAGTATTCAAAATATCGATCCTAACCCTGATATTGAACCTGAGCTCACTACGGTTTTTGAGCTGGAAGCCGGGTATCAGCTTACCTCTAAAATGGCTCTTACAGCAAATTTCTTCGACATAAAGATCGAAGACCCGATTGTTTACTTCTATGATAGCGATACCGATGCGGAAGGCTATGAAAATTATGATGAAACAGGCACCCGGGGTATAGAGCTGGAATATAAGTATAAAGATACCTGGGGATCGATGGGCTTTAACTATTCTTATTATACAGCCCATGGAGACAACAAAGTGGCATCTTACAATGTGCCCGGGGACGAAGATAAACTATTGGGTTTCGCCCAGAGCAAAGCCAATCTTTTCGGATCATTCTTGCTGACTAAGAAACTTACTTTCAGCCCCTCCGTTACTTACCTGGGAGAGCGGGCAGGATTCGTAATTGCAGATACCAATGACAACCCGGTACTGGCCACTTTCGATCCTGTGGTATTCGCAAATCTTTACTTTCAATACAAAGACCTGTTTACCCAGGGACTGACAGCCGGAGCAGGAGTTTATAATCTGACTGACAATGACTATGCTTACATACAACCGTACAACAGTGGGCATTCACCCCTCCCTGCTGCGGGCAGGGAGATAGTGGTGAGGTTGAAATACAGACTTAAATTTAGTTGA
- a CDS encoding J domain-containing protein: MALLYQPGTSEKFHDIHEAYQVLGNEGRRLQYDLLLNSAARQNESTRHTPHKQSKWPPVHGPSGTPTKEEYEESVWPYLKYFTYFAKVALIFSPFIIADCYLPHRESIEVVSKVEKIHSTEFPKKHYQTNVFVLTFEDLRFQIPKEHYATFDINDQVIVIRSFITNNDISIAKVSMTDYSVKAFKSIYGPKMIMIFFLTFCSFGTFGHPTLHGKMSFGVASVFLLIVVFALL; encoded by the coding sequence TTGGCTCTGCTGTACCAACCCGGCACCTCTGAAAAATTTCACGATATTCATGAAGCATATCAGGTTTTAGGAAATGAGGGAAGGCGGCTGCAGTATGATCTCTTGCTTAACAGTGCTGCCCGACAAAACGAATCAACCAGGCACACACCCCACAAACAAAGCAAGTGGCCCCCTGTACACGGGCCCTCCGGAACACCTACAAAAGAGGAGTATGAAGAAAGTGTCTGGCCTTATCTGAAGTATTTTACATACTTCGCCAAAGTAGCTCTTATATTTAGTCCTTTTATAATCGCAGACTGCTATCTCCCACACCGTGAAAGCATTGAGGTTGTAAGTAAAGTGGAAAAGATTCATTCAACGGAATTTCCAAAGAAGCACTATCAGACAAATGTTTTTGTACTAACGTTTGAAGATTTAAGATTTCAAATTCCCAAAGAGCATTATGCAACTTTTGATATAAATGATCAGGTGATAGTAATACGCTCTTTTATAACCAATAATGATATAAGCATAGCAAAAGTCTCCATGACTGACTATTCCGTCAAGGCATTTAAAAGTATCTATGGCCCAAAAATGATTATGATCTTCTTTCTTACCTTTTGTTCATTCGGAACTTTTGGTCACCCTACATTGCATGGGAAAATGAGTTTCGGAGTAGCCAGTGTTTTTTTATTGATCGTGGTTTTTGCCTTACTTTAG
- a CDS encoding MFS transporter translates to MKDSHSRPGYVLPIIVIAQFAGTSLWFAGNAILPDLDKALSLPANALGIITSAVQLGFIAGTLTFAFLTIADRFSPSKVFFTCALLGSIFNLGPLFSTGYEVILSFRFITGFFLAGIYPIGMKIASDWHEKGLGKALGYLVGALVLGTAFPHLIRDLTGGLPWKYILITTSSAAVMGGVAILAGVGDGPFRKRGSKFDLSIIFKLFRHNNFRNAAFGYFGHMWELYAFWAFIPFILRHYNESAGTDLNVPLWSFITIGAGSLSCAIGGHIAMRFGSKKVAFAALALSGICCLLSPLLYMVPVGLFILTLSIWGMAVVADSPQFSTLVAQTADKAYIGTGLTVVNSLGFAITIVSIQLLTWLDSLITPDFLFIILLVGPAFGLVHLGRVGTEK, encoded by the coding sequence AAAGACTCCCATTCACGCCCCGGTTATGTTTTGCCGATCATTGTTATCGCTCAGTTTGCAGGTACATCGCTATGGTTTGCCGGTAATGCTATTTTACCTGATCTGGATAAGGCACTATCACTCCCTGCCAATGCGCTTGGCATCATTACCTCCGCTGTCCAGCTTGGGTTTATTGCCGGCACACTTACTTTTGCCTTTCTTACTATTGCAGACCGTTTTTCACCTTCAAAAGTATTTTTCACCTGTGCCCTGCTTGGCAGTATTTTCAACCTCGGCCCTCTCTTTTCTACCGGTTATGAGGTGATCCTCTCTTTCCGGTTTATTACAGGCTTCTTCCTTGCCGGAATATACCCAATTGGTATGAAGATCGCTTCTGACTGGCATGAGAAAGGGCTCGGCAAAGCTTTGGGGTACCTGGTGGGTGCCCTGGTACTGGGTACTGCCTTTCCGCACCTGATCAGGGACCTTACGGGTGGCCTGCCATGGAAGTATATACTGATAACCACTTCATCGGCAGCCGTTATGGGCGGTGTGGCCATATTGGCCGGCGTTGGTGACGGGCCGTTCAGAAAGCGGGGAAGCAAGTTTGATTTAAGTATAATATTTAAACTTTTCAGGCATAATAATTTCAGAAATGCCGCTTTCGGATACTTCGGCCATATGTGGGAGCTTTATGCCTTTTGGGCTTTTATCCCGTTTATATTGAGGCACTACAATGAGTCAGCAGGCACTGATCTGAATGTACCGCTATGGTCTTTTATAACCATCGGTGCCGGATCATTATCATGCGCTATAGGAGGCCACATCGCCATGAGATTTGGCAGTAAAAAAGTTGCTTTCGCAGCTCTGGCTTTGTCTGGTATCTGTTGTCTTTTGTCTCCGCTACTGTACATGGTTCCGGTTGGTCTTTTTATCTTGACCCTTTCGATTTGGGGCATGGCCGTGGTGGCTGACTCCCCTCAGTTCTCAACCCTGGTAGCTCAAACGGCCGACAAGGCTTACATTGGTACCGGACTTACCGTGGTCAACAGCCTTGGCTTTGCCATCACCATTGTCAGTATTCAGTTATTGACCTGGCTTGATTCGCTTATCACCCCTGATTTCTTATTTATTATATTGCTTGTTGGTCCGGCTTTTGGATTGGTTCACCTGGGCAGGGTAGGAACGGAAAAATAA